One window from the genome of Salvia miltiorrhiza cultivar Shanhuang (shh) chromosome 7, IMPLAD_Smil_shh, whole genome shotgun sequence encodes:
- the LOC130995586 gene encoding uncharacterized protein LOC130995586: protein MVRGDLGGSTVGLDQESTATGTWALFTNDALMSAFLGFAIAQAIKFFTVWYKENRWDPKQLIGSGGMPSSHSATVTALAVGVGLQVGFGGPQFAIALVLASVVMYDATGVRLHAGRQAEVLNQILCELPAEHPLAESIPLRELLGHTPTQVAAGAVLGSITAIVIHLI from the exons atggtgAGGGGTGATTTGGGGGGATCAACAGTGGGGTTGGATCAAGAATCGACGGCAACTGGAACATGGGCGCTTTTCACAAATGACGCGTTGATGTCTGCCTTTCTTGGCTTCGCTATTGCTCAGGCCATTAAGTTCTTTACTGTCTG GTACAAGGAAAACCGATGGGATCCCAAGCAACTTATTGGATCTGGTGGCATGCCATCATCCCATTCAGCTACGGTGACCGCTCTTGCAGTTGGTGTTGGTCTACAAGTGGGTTTTGGAGGACCGCAATTTGCCATTGCATTAGTCTTGGCAAGTGTG GTGATGTACGATGCAACTGGTGTAAGATTACATGCTGGACGTCAAGCAGAG GTATTAAACCAGATTTTATGTGAGCTTCCAGCTGAGCATCCTCTTGCTGAGAGCATACCTCTACGCGAACTTCTTGGTCACACACCTACTCAG GTTGCTGCTGGTGCGGTTCTGGGATCAATTACAGCAATAGTTATTCATTTAATCTGA
- the LOC130995587 gene encoding remorin, producing MRSIEDKGCLTQEVGGGGSCMSFEFKSNGLTLSRSASHTLGKPTPSKWDDAQKWLVNLSKNPSKASPRNSNADDRRLIVPPVPKKDYPSGDEDDAGADQFDVETKTVDCDESVWRINRPSKSVVRSVCVRDMGTEMTPIASQEPSRTATPIRATTPAARSPVSSGTSTPVRSHSALLVSPVTATATDDSETTANPLETRAAAWDEAERAKYMARFKREEVKIQAWENHEKRKAEMQMRKVEVKAERLKSRAQEKYSNKLAASRRIAEEKRANAEAELNEKAVKTSQRADYIRRTGHLPSSFSFKLPSLCW from the exons ATGAGATCCATAGAGGATAAGGGGTGCTTGACACAAGAAGTTGGAGGAGGTGGTAGTTGTATGAGCTTCGAGTTCAAGAGCAATGGCCTCACACTCAGTCGCAGTGCTTCCCATACCTTAGGCAAACCCACCCCATCCAAATGGGACGACGCGCAGAAGTGGCTGGTGAATCTGTCCAAGAATCCCAGCAAGGCCTCTCCCCGCAACTCCAATGCCGACGACCGCAGATTGATCGTGCCGCCGGTGCCCAAGAAGGACTACCCGAGTGGCGACGAGGACGACGCTGGTGCAGATCAATTTGATGTGGAGACCAAGACTGTGGACTGTGATGAGTCTGTGTGGAGGATCAACAGGCCTTCCAAATCGGTGGTTAGGTCCGTGTGTGTGAGGGATATGGGGACCGAGATGACGCCCATTGCGAGCCAGGAGCCGTCTCGCACGGCCACCCCCATCAGGGCCACCACTCCGGCTGCCAGGAGCCCTGTTTCTTCGGGGACCTCCACTCCGGTCAGGTCTCACAGCGCTCTTCTTGTGTCTCCGGTGACCGCTACTGCTACGGATGACTCGGAGACCACGGCTAATCCTCTAGAAACCCGAGCAGCAGCTTGGGATGAGGCCGAGCGTGCCAAGTACATGGCTAG GTTTAAACGCGAAGAAGTGAAGATTCAAGCATGGGAGAATCATGAGAAGAGGAAAGCTGAAATGCAGATGCGGAAAGTAGAG GTGAAAGCTGAGAGGCTAAAGTCTCGAGCGCAGGAGAAGTATAGCAACAAATTGGCAGCGAGTCGAAGGATAGCAGAGGAGAAGCGGGCGAATGCAGAGGCGGAGCTGAACGAGAAGGCCGTCAAGACTTCTCAACGGGCGGACTATATAAGAAGGACGGGGCATCTGCCCTCGTCCTTCTCCTTCAAGCTGCCTTCCTTGTGCTGGTAG